AAACGGTTCCTAGTTTGGAGAAATTGGAAAAATGCCTATCTTCTCTGGACGTCTCCCGGAAAGTCCCGGAGGAAAAGTCCGATGAGGACCTATTGCATTTCTTTCATAAGGATACTCTCAAGGAACTTAAGAACCTGAGAAGAATATTGGCGGAAGAGGATTCTCCGGAGCTTCGCTATATCGGTCTCACAGCATTGTCCAGATTGCACGGGCATAGCAACGGATTCTTTTCCGTGTATAGTTTTCCTCAGATTTCCATTCCTCCCCTAGCTCAGAAGAAGAATAACGAGAGAAAGGGAATCGTTCCGGATTACCGCGAGACCCGTCCCCGCATTTTACAGAAGATGAGAAGGGACTTGAAGGAGGTACTACCTCCATTTTACCACGAATTCTCTTCTCGAAACGTATACACCAATCATTCCTCTATGGATTTATTCGGTTTAGAGGACGACTCGGTGGACCTGGTGGTCACCAGTCCTCCCTTCCTGGACAAGGTCAATTATGAGGAAGACAATTGGCTCCGCTATTGGTTCTTGGATATCCAATTGGAGAAAGATCAGAAGCCCAGCATATTTGCGACCATCGCGGGATGGTGCGAATTCATCCAATCCACTTTGAACGAATTGTCCCGAGTCGTTCGTCCCGGAGGAGTGGTGGTCATGGAAGTCGGAGAGGTTCGCAAGGGAAAGACGGTCTTCAATCTGGACGAATACGTGATTCGATGCGCGGAGAATAGCGGTCTGGTTTGGGAAAACACCTATATCAACGACCAGAAATTCACTAAGCTCGCTAATTGTTGGAATGTTTCCAATAATGAAAAAGGCACGAATTCCAATCGTTGCGTGGTTTTCCGGAATTTGAAATAGGCCGAGAGACCGAAATCGTTCCACCGAAAGCTAAGAAGAAATTACGGAAATCTAATAGTATTCCTCCAGTAATCTTTCGAGATCTTTTTCCATTCGGGACAGATATTTAGGTTCTCTCATGGTGATATAGAGTTGGACCAAGCCTTCGTAGCATGTCAAAAATCGGATCGCAAGATCCTGGGAGTCTCCGGATTTCCAGGATCTTCCTCGGAAGGTCGCCTTAGAAAAATAGTCCGCTAATTCGTTTTTCCAACGATTCATGATCTCGTTCAGACTTTTTCCGAAATGATCCGTTTGGTCCAAGGTTTGGCTCGCGAAATTCGAAAAAGGACATCCTATAAAATTCCTTGCTCTGGAACTTCTGAGTAACATACCGCACCAAGCCTGCGTAAAATCGGAGGCATCGGGGTGCTTTCCCAACATGCTACGCATGTATCCGATATAGGATTTGTCCTGAGCCCGAAGATACTCCATTCCGAGCTCTTCCTTTCCGGAAAAGTGAGTGTAAAAACTCTTTCTGAATACTCCCGCTTCTTCCAGCAACTGGTTGATTCCCGTATTCGAATAGCCCTGGATATAAAATAAACGCAAGGCTTCCTGCACGATCCGTTCCTTGGTTTCCTCGGGAGATGTCCATTTCTTCACGGGTAATAGACTGTAAAGATTAGTTCAAATGTCAAAGTATTAACTTTTCACGGGAAATAAAGTGGACAGATCATTCTACTTTTAAAACTTAAGGTGGAACGATCGTTCTACTTGTGTCGGAGGCGAAGATGAGCGGATTTATAGAAAGGGAATATAGGGGAGGGGTTTTAGTCATTCGGATCAATCGCCCCGAGAGGAACGTATTCAACTGGGAGATGTTGGAGGACCTCTCCGCCGCGTATACGGAGTTGGAAGATTCGGAAGAGGCGAGAGTCGGGCTTTTGGTGGCATCCGGAAAGCATTTCACTCTGGGGTTGGAATTGGATTCCATCGCCGAGAAAGTGAAGGAAAGGGGAGAATGGCCTCTTCCGAAAAACGGAGTGGATCCTTTCGGCATCAATATGAGGGCGAGACCCAGGAAGAAACCGATCGTTGCCGCGGCCCAAGGGTTTTGTTTTACTTTAGGAATCGAGCTTTTGCTCGCGGCGGATATTCGTCTCGCTTCCAACAAGACCATGTTCTCTCAGTTCGAAGTGCGCAGAGGTATTATGCCCTTGGGCGGGGCCTCGATTCGAATGGTGGAAATCGCGGGTTGGGGAAACGCGATGCGCTATCTTCTCACGGGAGAAGAGTTCGGTTCCGATCAGGCGCTTCGGATGGGACTCGTCCAGGAAGTCGTTGAAAAGGATAAATTGTTCGATCGCGCCCATTCCATCGCCCGACTGATCGCGGAACAATGCGCGCCTTTGGCCATCCAGGAAACTTTGGCTTCGGCCAGACTTTCCATCCAAGACAATCGGAGGGCGGCATTCGACTCTCTTATGGAAAACGGTCTGAAATTATTCCATACGGAAGATTCTCAGGAAGGCGTAAGATCCTTCCTCGAAAAGCGTGCTGCGGTCTTTCAAGGGAAGTAGTGGTTCGAAATGAAGGATAAAAATGAGAAAGAATACCCTATCGTCTACGCCGACGCGAATGATCAGACCGGTTGGAGGGATTATCCCATTGATCGAGTCATCTCCGGAGAGCCGAAGTCCAAGGTTAAAATCCTACGATTAGAAGGAGCGCGAACGAAAGTGATGAGATTGGCTTTGGTCTCTTCGGAGCCGTCCAAGTTCTATTATAAATTCGTTT
This sequence is a window from Leptospira wolffii serovar Khorat str. Khorat-H2. Protein-coding genes within it:
- a CDS encoding DNA methyltransferase; this encodes MSGAVRKKERKILTGEFWTSKQRQSHPLHYVVSYRASFKPELPSFFIGKYLEKRKGVVFDPFGGRGTTAVQANLEGYAAIHNDISPMSLYLAKSRQTVPSLEKLEKCLSSLDVSRKVPEEKSDEDLLHFFHKDTLKELKNLRRILAEEDSPELRYIGLTALSRLHGHSNGFFSVYSFPQISIPPLAQKKNNERKGIVPDYRETRPRILQKMRRDLKEVLPPFYHEFSSRNVYTNHSSMDLFGLEDDSVDLVVTSPPFLDKVNYEEDNWLRYWFLDIQLEKDQKPSIFATIAGWCEFIQSTLNELSRVVRPGGVVVMEVGEVRKGKTVFNLDEYVIRCAENSGLVWENTYINDQKFTKLANCWNVSNNEKGTNSNRCVVFRNLK
- a CDS encoding TetR/AcrR family transcriptional regulator, whose protein sequence is MKKWTSPEETKERIVQEALRLFYIQGYSNTGINQLLEEAGVFRKSFYTHFSGKEELGMEYLRAQDKSYIGYMRSMLGKHPDASDFTQAWCGMLLRSSRARNFIGCPFSNFASQTLDQTDHFGKSLNEIMNRWKNELADYFSKATFRGRSWKSGDSQDLAIRFLTCYEGLVQLYITMREPKYLSRMEKDLERLLEEYY
- a CDS encoding crotonase/enoyl-CoA hydratase family protein, which translates into the protein MSGFIEREYRGGVLVIRINRPERNVFNWEMLEDLSAAYTELEDSEEARVGLLVASGKHFTLGLELDSIAEKVKERGEWPLPKNGVDPFGINMRARPRKKPIVAAAQGFCFTLGIELLLAADIRLASNKTMFSQFEVRRGIMPLGGASIRMVEIAGWGNAMRYLLTGEEFGSDQALRMGLVQEVVEKDKLFDRAHSIARLIAEQCAPLAIQETLASARLSIQDNRRAAFDSLMENGLKLFHTEDSQEGVRSFLEKRAAVFQGK
- a CDS encoding cupin domain-containing protein; protein product: MKDKNEKEYPIVYADANDQTGWRDYPIDRVISGEPKSKVKILRLEGARTKVMRLALVSSEPSKFYYKFVYDESFQLCSGHIVLSFDSGEVVEMFPGDVLSVPAGRESVFEIKKSSMKFVVVTGYP